One segment of Theobroma cacao cultivar B97-61/B2 chromosome 9, Criollo_cocoa_genome_V2, whole genome shotgun sequence DNA contains the following:
- the LOC18588746 gene encoding histone H3.2, giving the protein MARTKQTARKSTGGKAPRKQLATKAARKSAPATGGVKKPHRFRPGTVALREIRKYQKSTELLIRKLPFQRLVREIAQDFKTDLRFQSSAVAALQEAAEAYLVGLFEDTNLCAIHAKRVTIMPKDIQLARRIRGERA; this is encoded by the coding sequence ATGGCTCGTACCAAGCAAACAGCTAGAAAGTCAACCGGCGGCAAAGCCCCACGTAAGCAGCTAGCCACAAAGGCCGCTCGCAAATCAGCTCCGGCAACCGGAGGAGTGAAGAAGCCTCACCGTTTCAGGCCAGGAACTGTGGCTCTGAGAGAAATCAGAAAGTACCAGAAGAGTACCGAACTCTTGATCAGGAAGCTTCCTTTCCAGAGGCTGGTGAGAGAAATCGCTCAAGATTTCAAGACCGATTTGAGGTTCCAAAGCAGCGCTGTCGCCGCTCTTCAAGAGGCTGCCGAGGCATATCTCGTTGGACTGTTTGAGGATACTAATCTCTGTGCCATTCATGCTAAGAGGGTTACGATTATGCCCAAGGATATCCAGCTAGCTAGGAGGATCAGAGGAGAGCGAGCTTAG
- the LOC18588747 gene encoding pentatricopeptide repeat-containing protein At4g32430, mitochondrial: MITRQLRKIIKQRPTSSRNLHSSKHVHQLFDESPYSKPASLYPVNDSLRSFLHVNLPFSSFSKLKVLLKLGNVNAIDEVTVALALKDSCGNTEQGTQVHKFAITSGLTSFITVPNSLMNMYSKSGQFDKALCIFEGLNDPDIVSWNTLLSGFQKSDEALNFVLRMNLSGVVFDAVTCTTALSFCFDVEGFLLGLQLHTLVTKSGLDCEAFVGNALITMYSRWKRLEEARRVFDEMPNRDLVSWNSMLSGYSQESSYGLEAISSFIEMVGQGMKLDNVSFTGAVSACGHQRNLEVGRQIHGLCIKRGYGTHVSVCNILMSMYAKCEVFEDATLVFERMNERNVISWTTMISIDEEDAVRLFNEMRLDGVYPNDVTFVGLIHAITTRELVEEGQMVHACCVKGNFLSESNVCNSLITMYAKFMLVQDSIKVFEELECREIVSWNALISCYAKNGMCLEALRTFLSAVTECKPNQYTFGSALNAIGSGEDISLKHGQQCHSHLIKVGFSTDPIVSNALLDMYAKRGSISESEKVFSETPQKSQFAWTSIISAHARHGDYDSVMTSFKEMEREKVQPDSITFLSVLTACGRNGMVDMGRKLFDSMLAEYQIEPSSVHYSCMVDMLGRAGRLKEAEKLMGRSPGGPGLSMLQSLLGACTIHGNVEMGERVADALMEMEPSESGPYVLMSNLYAEKGNWEKVAKLRKRMRERGVRKEVGFSWVDVGDINSSLSLHGFSSGDKSHPQSEEICKMAECLGLEMELLREKDRQKDTAITV, from the coding sequence ATGATTACCCGCCAACTCCGTAAAATCATCAAGCAACGGCCAACAAGCTCAAGGAACTTGCACTCATCTAAACATGTTCACCAGTTATTCGACGAAAGTCCTTACTCAAAACCAGCCTCCCTTTACCCTGTTAATGACTCTCTGCGCTCTTTTTTGCACGTTAATCTCCCCTTTAGCTCCTTCAGCAAGCTCAAAGTACTGCTTAAATTGGGCAACGTTAACGCCATTGATGAAGTTACCGTGGCTCTCGCTCTCAAGGATTCTTGTGGGAATACAGAACAGGGGACCCAGGTTCACAAATTTGCAATCACCTCTGGGCTCACGTCCTTTATTACGGTTCCAAATTCATTAATGAATATGTACTCTAAATCTGGCCAGTTTGATAAGGCTTTGTGCATTTTTGAGGGCTTAAATGATCCGGATATCGTTTCATGGAATACTCTGCTTTCGGGGTTTCAAAAAAGTGACGAAgctttgaattttgttttaaggATGAATTTGAGTGGGGTTGTTTTTGATGCTGTAACTTGTACCACAGCtctttctttctgttttgACGTTGAAGGCTTTCTTCTCGGGTTGCAGTTGCATACTCTTGTCACGAAGTCCGGATTAGATTGTGAAGCCTTTGTGGGAAATGCGCTTATAACAATGTATTCAAGGTGGAAGCGATTAGAGGAAGCCCGGAGGGTGTTTGATGAGATGCCGAACAGAGATTTGGTTTCGTGGAATTCAATGCTTTCAGGGTACAGCCAGGAGAGTAGTTATGGGTTAGAAGCGATTTCATCGTTTATTGAAATGGTGGGACAAGGGATGAAGCTTGATAATGTATCATTTACTGGAGCGGTTTCAGCTTGTGGTCATCAGAGGAACTTAGAGGTTGGTAGACAGATTCATGGTTTGTGTATAAAAAGGGGGTATGGGACTCATGTATCTGTTTGTAATATTTTGATGTCAATGTATGCGAAGTGTGAGGTTTTTGAAGATGCAACATTGGTATTTGAAAGAATGAATGAGCGTAACGTGATCTCATGGACCACAATGATTTCTATTGATGAAGAGGATGCTGTACGCCTCTTTAATGAAATGAGATTAGATGGTGTTTATCCAAATGATGTTACATTTGTTGGGTTGATCCATGCCATAACCACTAGGGAATTAGTGGAAGAAGGCCAAATGGTTCATGCGTGTTGTGTAAAGGGCAACTTTTTGTCAGAATCAAATGTTTGCAATAGCCTTATCACCATGTATGCTAAGTTTATGTTGGTACAAGACTCTATTAAGGTTTTTGAGGAACTCGAATGTAGAGAGATTGTCTCATGGAATGCTTTAATTTCTTGCTATGCTAAAAATGGAATGTGCTTGGAAGCTTTGAGGACATTTTTATCAGCAGTCACAGAATGTAAGCCAAATCAATACACATTTGGTAGTGCCTTGAATGCAATTGGTTCTGGTGAAGATATATCTCTTAAGCATGGTCAGCAGTGCCACTCTCATTTAATAAAGGTTGGATTTAGTACCGATCCAATAGTGTCCAATGCTCTCCTCGATATGTATGCGAAGCGTGGGAGCATTTCTGAGTCTGAAAAAGTTTTCAGTGAGACTCCTCAAAAGAGCCAATTTGCTTGGACATCAATTATATCCGCCCATGCAAGGCATGGAGACTATGATTCAGTGATGACTTCATTCAAAGAGATGGAAAGGGAAAAAGTCCAACCTGATTCAATCACTTTTCTTTCTGTACTAACAGCGTGTGGCAGAAATGGAATGGTTGATATGGGTCGAAAACTCTTTGACTCAATGCTGGCAGAATATCAGATTGAACCATCCTCAGTGCATTATTCTTGTATGGTGGATATGTTGGGCCGTGCAGGTAGATTGAAAGAGGCAGAGAAGCTGATGGGTCGCAGTCCAGGAGGGCCAGGGTTGTCTATGCTGCAAAGCTTGCTGGGGGCTTGCACGATACATGGAAATGTAGAGATGGGTGAGAGGGTAGCTGATGCTCTGATGGAGATGGAGCCCAGTGAGTCAGGTCCGTATGTGTTGATGTCAAACTTGTATGCTGAGAAGGGAAACTGGGAAAAGGTAGCGAAACTGAGGAAAAGGATGAGGGAGAGGGGAGTGAGGAAGGAAGTGGGGTTTAGTTGGGTGGATGTTGGTGACATCAACAGTTCATTATCTTTGCATGGGTTCTCATCAGGTGACAAGTCCCACCCACAGTCTGAGGAGATCTGCAAAATGGCAGAATGCCTGGGATTGGAAATGGAActtttgagagagaaagacaGACAGAAAGATACGGCAATTACAGTATAA
- the LOC18588748 gene encoding protein NRT1/ PTR FAMILY 6.2 isoform X2, with translation MEGKMSWTVADAVDYKGFPADRSKTGGWIPAALILGIEICERLSTMGIAVNLVTYLVSTMHLPSASSANVVTDFMGTSFLLCLLGGFLADSFLGRYKTIAIFAIIQTLGTGTLAIATKLPQLRPPPCHASASLTCKPANGFQMGVLYMALYLIALGTGGLKSSVSGFGTDQFDQKDEKEKAQMAYFFNRFYFFISTGTLMAVTVLVYLQDEVGRSWAYGICSVSMFVAILIFLSGTKRYRYKKSLGSPIVHIFQVIVAAIKKRKMDLPYNVELLYEDTPDATRIHHTDQFYFLDKAAIVAEGDFERNVVSAPNPWKLCSVTRVEEVKMMVGLLPIWATTIMFWTTHAQMITFSVEQASTMERSIGGFQIPAGSLTVFFVAAILITLAVYDRLIMPFWKKWKGKPGFTNLQRIAIGLVLSTFGMAAAALAEKKRLAVARAAGATTATLPISVFLLIPQFFLVGAGEAFIYTGQLDFFITQSPKGMKTMSTGLFLTTLSLGFFVSTFLVSVVKRLTGSNDGQGWLADNINHGRLDCFYGLVAVLDIINFVVYLVCAAWHKPRKPKPALQMETIVNGSSAEDKC, from the exons ATG GAAGGGAAGATGAGTTGGACAGTGGCGGATGCGGTGGACTACAAGGGTTTCCCTGCTGACAGGTCAAAAACTGGTGGTTGGATTCCTGCCGCCCTCATTCTAG GGATTGAGATCTGTGAGAGGCTTTCAACAATGGGAATTGCAGTCAACCTTGTGACATACTTGGTTAGCACAATGCATCTGCCAAGTGCAAGTTCAGCCAACGTAGTAACAGATTTCATGGGcacatcttttcttttgtgtCTGCTTGGAGGCTTCCTGGCTGATTCATTTCTTGGCAGATACAAGACAATTGCAATATTTGCCATCATACAAACACTG GGGACTGGCACATTGGCAATAGCTACAAAACTGCCACAGCTACGCCCACCGCCATGCCATGCATCTGCTTCCCTTACATGCAAACCGGCCAATGGATTTCAGATGGGAGTTTTATACATGGCTCTATATCTAATTGCACTAGGCACTGGTGGCCTAAAATCAAGTGTCTCAGGATTTGGAACTGATCAGTTTGACCAGAAAGATGAAAAGGAGAAAGCCCAAATGGCCTATTTCTTCAACAGGTTCTACTTCTTCATTAGTACAGGAACCCTGATGGCGGTTACAGTGCTTGTCTACTTGCAAGATGAAGTGGGTAGAAGCTGGGCTTATGGAATTTGCTCTGTCTCCATGTTTGTAGCTATCttgatatttttatcaggGACTAAAAGATACAGATACAAGAAAAGCTTGGGAAGTCCAATAGTTCACATTTTCCAAGTTATTGTAGCTGcaataaagaaaaggaagatggACCTCCCTTACAATGTTGAATTATTATACGAGGATACTCCCGATGCTACAAGAATTCATCACACAGATCAATTCTA CTTCTTGGACAAAGCTGCTATTGTTGCGGAAggagattttgaaagaaatgttGTGTCTGCTCCAAACCCCTGGAAACTTTGCTCGGTCACAAGGGTGGAGGAAGTGAAAATGATGGTGGGGCTTCTGCCAATATGGGCCACAACCATCATGTTTTGGACCACTCATGCACAGATGATCACCTTTTCAGTGGAGCAAGCCTCCACCATGGAAAGATCAATTGGAGGTTTCCAAATTCCCGCAGGTTCCCTCACCGTCTTCTTTGTCGCAGCTATATTGATCACTCTGGCTGTTTATGACCGTCTCATTATGCCATTTTGGaagaaatggaaaggaaaacCAG GTTTTACCAACCTACAGAGAATTGCCATTGGCCTAGTCCTGTCAACTTTTGGAATGGCAGCTGCAGCACTAGCTGAGAAGAAAAGATTGGCAGTAGCTAGAGCTGCGGGTGCCACCACAGCAACCCTGCCTATAAGCGTGTTCTTACTGATTCCACAATTCTTTCTGGTGGGTGCTGGTGAGGCCTTCATATACACCGGCCAGCTTGATTTCTTCATTACTCAATCTCCCAAAGGAATGAAAACCATGAGCACTGGTCTCTTCCTCACAACTCTATCGCTTGGTTTCTTCGTCAGTACTTTCTTGGTATCAGTGGTGAAAAGGTTGACAGGAAGCAATGATGGGCAAGGATGGCTAGCTGACAATATAAACCACGGGAGACTCGACTGCTTCTATGGACTTGTAGCCGTTCTAGACATCATAAATTTTGTAGTATATCTTGTTTGTGCGGCGTGGCACAAGCCACGGAAACCAAAACCTGCTCTGCAGATGGAGACCATTGTTAATGGCTCCTCTGCTGAGGACAAGTGCTAG
- the LOC18588748 gene encoding protein NRT1/ PTR FAMILY 6.2 isoform X1, with amino-acid sequence MEGKMSWTVADAVDYKGFPADRSKTGGWIPAALILEGPEKSSSRKRIEICERLSTMGIAVNLVTYLVSTMHLPSASSANVVTDFMGTSFLLCLLGGFLADSFLGRYKTIAIFAIIQTLGTGTLAIATKLPQLRPPPCHASASLTCKPANGFQMGVLYMALYLIALGTGGLKSSVSGFGTDQFDQKDEKEKAQMAYFFNRFYFFISTGTLMAVTVLVYLQDEVGRSWAYGICSVSMFVAILIFLSGTKRYRYKKSLGSPIVHIFQVIVAAIKKRKMDLPYNVELLYEDTPDATRIHHTDQFYFLDKAAIVAEGDFERNVVSAPNPWKLCSVTRVEEVKMMVGLLPIWATTIMFWTTHAQMITFSVEQASTMERSIGGFQIPAGSLTVFFVAAILITLAVYDRLIMPFWKKWKGKPGFTNLQRIAIGLVLSTFGMAAAALAEKKRLAVARAAGATTATLPISVFLLIPQFFLVGAGEAFIYTGQLDFFITQSPKGMKTMSTGLFLTTLSLGFFVSTFLVSVVKRLTGSNDGQGWLADNINHGRLDCFYGLVAVLDIINFVVYLVCAAWHKPRKPKPALQMETIVNGSSAEDKC; translated from the exons ATG GAAGGGAAGATGAGTTGGACAGTGGCGGATGCGGTGGACTACAAGGGTTTCCCTGCTGACAGGTCAAAAACTGGTGGTTGGATTCCTGCCGCCCTCATTCTAG AAGGCCCAGAAAAAAGTTCAAGTCGGAAAA GGATTGAGATCTGTGAGAGGCTTTCAACAATGGGAATTGCAGTCAACCTTGTGACATACTTGGTTAGCACAATGCATCTGCCAAGTGCAAGTTCAGCCAACGTAGTAACAGATTTCATGGGcacatcttttcttttgtgtCTGCTTGGAGGCTTCCTGGCTGATTCATTTCTTGGCAGATACAAGACAATTGCAATATTTGCCATCATACAAACACTG GGGACTGGCACATTGGCAATAGCTACAAAACTGCCACAGCTACGCCCACCGCCATGCCATGCATCTGCTTCCCTTACATGCAAACCGGCCAATGGATTTCAGATGGGAGTTTTATACATGGCTCTATATCTAATTGCACTAGGCACTGGTGGCCTAAAATCAAGTGTCTCAGGATTTGGAACTGATCAGTTTGACCAGAAAGATGAAAAGGAGAAAGCCCAAATGGCCTATTTCTTCAACAGGTTCTACTTCTTCATTAGTACAGGAACCCTGATGGCGGTTACAGTGCTTGTCTACTTGCAAGATGAAGTGGGTAGAAGCTGGGCTTATGGAATTTGCTCTGTCTCCATGTTTGTAGCTATCttgatatttttatcaggGACTAAAAGATACAGATACAAGAAAAGCTTGGGAAGTCCAATAGTTCACATTTTCCAAGTTATTGTAGCTGcaataaagaaaaggaagatggACCTCCCTTACAATGTTGAATTATTATACGAGGATACTCCCGATGCTACAAGAATTCATCACACAGATCAATTCTA CTTCTTGGACAAAGCTGCTATTGTTGCGGAAggagattttgaaagaaatgttGTGTCTGCTCCAAACCCCTGGAAACTTTGCTCGGTCACAAGGGTGGAGGAAGTGAAAATGATGGTGGGGCTTCTGCCAATATGGGCCACAACCATCATGTTTTGGACCACTCATGCACAGATGATCACCTTTTCAGTGGAGCAAGCCTCCACCATGGAAAGATCAATTGGAGGTTTCCAAATTCCCGCAGGTTCCCTCACCGTCTTCTTTGTCGCAGCTATATTGATCACTCTGGCTGTTTATGACCGTCTCATTATGCCATTTTGGaagaaatggaaaggaaaacCAG GTTTTACCAACCTACAGAGAATTGCCATTGGCCTAGTCCTGTCAACTTTTGGAATGGCAGCTGCAGCACTAGCTGAGAAGAAAAGATTGGCAGTAGCTAGAGCTGCGGGTGCCACCACAGCAACCCTGCCTATAAGCGTGTTCTTACTGATTCCACAATTCTTTCTGGTGGGTGCTGGTGAGGCCTTCATATACACCGGCCAGCTTGATTTCTTCATTACTCAATCTCCCAAAGGAATGAAAACCATGAGCACTGGTCTCTTCCTCACAACTCTATCGCTTGGTTTCTTCGTCAGTACTTTCTTGGTATCAGTGGTGAAAAGGTTGACAGGAAGCAATGATGGGCAAGGATGGCTAGCTGACAATATAAACCACGGGAGACTCGACTGCTTCTATGGACTTGTAGCCGTTCTAGACATCATAAATTTTGTAGTATATCTTGTTTGTGCGGCGTGGCACAAGCCACGGAAACCAAAACCTGCTCTGCAGATGGAGACCATTGTTAATGGCTCCTCTGCTGAGGACAAGTGCTAG
- the LOC18588748 gene encoding protein NRT1/ PTR FAMILY 6.2 isoform X3, with the protein MGIAVNLVTYLVSTMHLPSASSANVVTDFMGTSFLLCLLGGFLADSFLGRYKTIAIFAIIQTLGTGTLAIATKLPQLRPPPCHASASLTCKPANGFQMGVLYMALYLIALGTGGLKSSVSGFGTDQFDQKDEKEKAQMAYFFNRFYFFISTGTLMAVTVLVYLQDEVGRSWAYGICSVSMFVAILIFLSGTKRYRYKKSLGSPIVHIFQVIVAAIKKRKMDLPYNVELLYEDTPDATRIHHTDQFYFLDKAAIVAEGDFERNVVSAPNPWKLCSVTRVEEVKMMVGLLPIWATTIMFWTTHAQMITFSVEQASTMERSIGGFQIPAGSLTVFFVAAILITLAVYDRLIMPFWKKWKGKPGFTNLQRIAIGLVLSTFGMAAAALAEKKRLAVARAAGATTATLPISVFLLIPQFFLVGAGEAFIYTGQLDFFITQSPKGMKTMSTGLFLTTLSLGFFVSTFLVSVVKRLTGSNDGQGWLADNINHGRLDCFYGLVAVLDIINFVVYLVCAAWHKPRKPKPALQMETIVNGSSAEDKC; encoded by the exons ATGGGAATTGCAGTCAACCTTGTGACATACTTGGTTAGCACAATGCATCTGCCAAGTGCAAGTTCAGCCAACGTAGTAACAGATTTCATGGGcacatcttttcttttgtgtCTGCTTGGAGGCTTCCTGGCTGATTCATTTCTTGGCAGATACAAGACAATTGCAATATTTGCCATCATACAAACACTG GGGACTGGCACATTGGCAATAGCTACAAAACTGCCACAGCTACGCCCACCGCCATGCCATGCATCTGCTTCCCTTACATGCAAACCGGCCAATGGATTTCAGATGGGAGTTTTATACATGGCTCTATATCTAATTGCACTAGGCACTGGTGGCCTAAAATCAAGTGTCTCAGGATTTGGAACTGATCAGTTTGACCAGAAAGATGAAAAGGAGAAAGCCCAAATGGCCTATTTCTTCAACAGGTTCTACTTCTTCATTAGTACAGGAACCCTGATGGCGGTTACAGTGCTTGTCTACTTGCAAGATGAAGTGGGTAGAAGCTGGGCTTATGGAATTTGCTCTGTCTCCATGTTTGTAGCTATCttgatatttttatcaggGACTAAAAGATACAGATACAAGAAAAGCTTGGGAAGTCCAATAGTTCACATTTTCCAAGTTATTGTAGCTGcaataaagaaaaggaagatggACCTCCCTTACAATGTTGAATTATTATACGAGGATACTCCCGATGCTACAAGAATTCATCACACAGATCAATTCTA CTTCTTGGACAAAGCTGCTATTGTTGCGGAAggagattttgaaagaaatgttGTGTCTGCTCCAAACCCCTGGAAACTTTGCTCGGTCACAAGGGTGGAGGAAGTGAAAATGATGGTGGGGCTTCTGCCAATATGGGCCACAACCATCATGTTTTGGACCACTCATGCACAGATGATCACCTTTTCAGTGGAGCAAGCCTCCACCATGGAAAGATCAATTGGAGGTTTCCAAATTCCCGCAGGTTCCCTCACCGTCTTCTTTGTCGCAGCTATATTGATCACTCTGGCTGTTTATGACCGTCTCATTATGCCATTTTGGaagaaatggaaaggaaaacCAG GTTTTACCAACCTACAGAGAATTGCCATTGGCCTAGTCCTGTCAACTTTTGGAATGGCAGCTGCAGCACTAGCTGAGAAGAAAAGATTGGCAGTAGCTAGAGCTGCGGGTGCCACCACAGCAACCCTGCCTATAAGCGTGTTCTTACTGATTCCACAATTCTTTCTGGTGGGTGCTGGTGAGGCCTTCATATACACCGGCCAGCTTGATTTCTTCATTACTCAATCTCCCAAAGGAATGAAAACCATGAGCACTGGTCTCTTCCTCACAACTCTATCGCTTGGTTTCTTCGTCAGTACTTTCTTGGTATCAGTGGTGAAAAGGTTGACAGGAAGCAATGATGGGCAAGGATGGCTAGCTGACAATATAAACCACGGGAGACTCGACTGCTTCTATGGACTTGTAGCCGTTCTAGACATCATAAATTTTGTAGTATATCTTGTTTGTGCGGCGTGGCACAAGCCACGGAAACCAAAACCTGCTCTGCAGATGGAGACCATTGTTAATGGCTCCTCTGCTGAGGACAAGTGCTAG
- the LOC18588749 gene encoding protein NRT1/ PTR FAMILY 6.2 produces the protein MEENQTQLVSDAVDYKGNSADRNTSGGWVAAALILGVEICERLSTMAIVVNLVTYLVGTMHLPSATSSNVSTNFGGTSYMLCLLGGILADTFLTRYWTIAIFAVINAMGTCLLAISTGLPQLRPPPCSPAQSNECVEANSLQMGVFSCALYLYGLGLGGIKSSVSGFGTDQFDKNDKKEKQQMASFFDIFYLIINIGTLLAVTVLVYIQDKVGRSWGYGICSVTMLLAAFIFLSGTKKYRYKESPGSPVVQILQVLVAAIRKRNVDFPSNISHLYEDPAQELRLSHTNKLRCLDKAAVITSKDAGISESPTPNPWSLCSVTRVEEVKMLTGLLPIWATTIMFWTVYAQMASFSVQQALTMERSIGNFEIPPASFNVFMIGSIMLTLAIYDRLIMPLFRKTRKPQGLTNLQKIGFGLFFSIIAMAAAAFAEMKRLSVAKTKGTTTLTLPVSGFLLLPQFILVGIGDAFIYAGQLDFFITESPRGMKAIGTGLFLTTIALGLFGSSILVEIVRNVTGTNGGHDWLAHRINDGRLDYFYGLLAVLSLINLGLFLVCAKRYKPNPGEVALRTNDKVNVDVPPKEESA, from the exons ATGGAGGAAAATCAAACGCAACTTGTGTCGGATGCTGTTGACTACAAGGGAAATTCTGCTGATAGGAACACGTCTGGTGGTTGGGTGGCTGCGGCTCTAATCCTGG GAGTTGAGATATGCGAGAGACTTTCAACAATGGCAATTGTGGTGAATTTGGTGACATATTTAGTGGGCACAATGCATCTGCCTAGTGCAACTTCTTCAAATGTCAGTACAAATTTCGGGGGTACATCATATATGCTGTGCTTGTTGGGAGGGATTCTTGCTGATACTTTCTTAACCCGATATTGGACGATTGCCATTTTTGCTGTGATCAATGCAATG GGCACTTGCTTGTTAGCAATCTCAACAGGATTGCCACAGCTGCGCCCCCCTCCTTGCAGCCCTGCTCAATCCAATGAATGTGTAGAGGCCAACAGCCTGCAAATGGGTGTCTTCTCTTGTGCTCTATATTTATATGGACTAGGACTTGGCGGGATTAAGTCAAGCGTTTCAGGATTTGGAACTGAccaatttgacaaaaatgataagaagGAAAAGCAGCAAATGGCAAGTTTCTTCGACATCTTTTACTTGATTATCAACATAGGTACCCTGCTAGCGGTCACTGTCCTTGTTTATATACAAGACAAAGTAGGTCGAAGCTGGGGATATGGTATTTGCTCGGTTACTATGCTACTTGCTGCTTTTATATTTCTATCAGGAACTAAAAAGTATAGGTACAAGGAAAGTCCGGGAAGCCCTGTGGTTCAAATTCTTCAAGTTCTTGTGGCTGCTATAAGGAAAAGGAATGTTGACTTTCCATCTAATATTAGCCATTTATATGAGGACCCTGCACAGGAACTGAGACTGTCACACACAAATAAGCTAAG GTGCTTGGACAAGGCAGCAGTCATTACCAGCAAGGACGCTGGAATAAGTGAATCACCAACTCCAAATCCATGGAGTCTTTGCTCAGTAACAAGGGTAGAGGAAGTTAAGATGTTGACTGGATTACTGCCAATTTGGGCAACAACGATCATGTTTTGGACGGTATATGCACAGATGGCCAGCTTCTCAGTCCAGCAAGCTTTAACAATGGAGAGATCCAtaggaaattttgaaatcccTCCAGCCTCTTTCAATGTTTTCATGATTGGATCCATAATGCTCACTCTTGCAATCTATGACCGCCTGATCATGCCACTCTTcaggaaaacaagaaaacctcaAG GTTTGACCAATTTGCAAAAAATAGGGTTTGGCCTCTTCTTCTCCATTATAGCTATGGCGGCTGCAGCATTTGCAGAAATGAAACGATTGTCAGTTGCTAAAACCAAGGGAACCACCACCTTAACCCTACCAGTGAGCGGATTCTTGTTGCTACCACAATTCATCTTGGTTGGGATAGGAGATGCGTTCATCTATGCCGGCCAGCTTGATTTCTTTATAACAGAGTCACCGAGAGGGATGAAAGCAATAGGTACTGGCCTTTTCCTGACAACCATCGCGCTTGGTTTGTTTGGAAGCAGTATATTAGTTGAAATCGTGAGGAATGTTACTGGAACAAATGgtgggcatgattggctggcTCATAGGATTAATGATGGCAGACTGGactacttttatgggcttctAGCTGTTCTAAGCCTCATCAACTTGGGATTATTTCTTGTTTGTGCCAAAAGGTATAAGCCAAATCCTGGAGAAGTTGCTCTAAGGACAAATGATAAAGTCAATGTTGATGTTCCTCCTAAAGAAGAAAGTGCATAG
- the LOC18588750 gene encoding probable sugar phosphate/phosphate translocator At4g32390, which translates to MGASSTATATTPSSTLSPSILKRILLSYTYVAIWIFLSFTVIVYNKYILDRKMYNWPYPISLTLIHMGFCSSIAILLVRIFQVVDLPSSMSPRLYLSSVVPIGALYSLSLWLSNSAYIYLSVSFIQMLKALMPVAVYSIGVLFRKDSFKSSTMANMLTISFGVAVAAYGEAKFDTWGVFLQLGAVAFEATRLVLIQILLTSKGINLNPITSLYYVAPCCFLFLLIPWVTVELPSLKENSSFHFDYFIFGTNSFCAFALNLAVFLLVGKTSALTMNVAGVVKDWLLIAFSWSVIKDTVTPVNLFGYGLAFLGVAYYNHSKLQGLREREAQRRAEEADDEESGRLLGQREGDGTTRRNESQG; encoded by the coding sequence ATGGGAGCCTCCAGCACCGCCACCGCGACCACCCCATCCAGCACCCTTTCCCCCTCCATCCTCAAAAGAATCCTCCTCTCCTACACCTACGTAGCCATATGGATCTTCCTTTCCTTCACCGTAATAGTCTACAACAAATACATCCTCGACCGAAAAATGTACAATTGGCCTTACCCAATCTCCCTAACTCTCATCCACATGGGCTTCTGTTCCTCCATAGCTATCCTCCTCGTCCGCATCTTCCAAGTCGTGGACCTCCCTTCCTCCATGTCACCCCGTCTCTACCTATCCTCTGTAGTCCCCATAGGTGCCCTTTACTCCCTTTCTCTTTGGCTCTCTAACTCCGCCTACATCTATCTCTCCGTTTCCTTCATCCAAATGCTTAAGGCCCTCATGCCGGTTGCTGTTTACTCCATCGGAGTTCTCTTTCGAAAAGATTCATTTAAATCTTCCACCATGGCTAACATGCTCACTATTTCCTTCGGGGTCGCCGTTGCTGCTTATGGTGAAGCCAAATTCGATACTTGGGGTGTTTTTTTACAGCTTGGAGCCGTTGCTTTTGAAGCTACAAGACTGGTTTTAATCCAAATACTCCTCACTTCAAAAGGAATCAATCTTAACCCAATTACTTCCCTTTATTACGTTGCTCCTTgttgtttccttttcttgcTTATTCCCTGGGTTACAGTTGAACTTCCTTCACTCAAAGAAAACTCAAGTTTCCATTTTGATTACTTCATCTTCGGGACCAACTCTTTTTGCGCGTTCGCTTTGAACCTGGCGGTGTTTTTGTTAGTTGGGAAGACATCAGCGTTGACAATGAACGTGGCTGGCGTGGTCAAAGACTGGTTGCTGATAGCCTTTTCCTGGTCGGTGATTAAAGATACGGTGACTCCAGTTAATTTGTTTGGTTACGGGCTTGCATTTTTGGGGGTTGCATATTATAATCATTCCAAGTTGCAAGGGCTTAGAGAGAGGGAAGCACAGAGGAGAGCTGAGGAGGCTGATGATGAGGAAAGTGGCAGACTGTTGGGTCAGAGAGAAGGGGATGGGACTACGAGAAGAAATGAATCACAGGGTTAA